The Henckelia pumila isolate YLH828 chromosome 2, ASM3356847v2, whole genome shotgun sequence genome includes a window with the following:
- the LOC140884763 gene encoding oxysterol-binding protein-related protein 1C-like, whose protein sequence is MHSFCCVSPVALTNSNMQASSSAPQPAFDPQTRNQQNPAISRASSARDSGLDRSLVGALNNNINMIHNHTREVKINDIVGNGISGILYKWVNYGKGWRPRWFALQDGVLSYYKIHGPDKIVVNQDTEKGSRVIGEESMKRISRQHHSHLHHQPHHHRNGSSGSPSKSRKPVGEVHLKVSSIRESRSDDKRFSIFTGTKRLHLRAESREDRTAWMEALQAVKDMFPRISNSELMAPMEDIVVSTEKLRQRLLEEGLSEAAIQDSEQIMRNEFASMQNQLMLFKQKHWLLMDTLRHLETEKVDLENTVVDESQRHLKEVGSSSRSRQDKYSESASESEDENERVDAAEEDTDEEDNTFFDTKDFLSSSSFKSSGSDFRTSSFSSDDNELYDFEDEDNIDPEIKSAGTNFSYVKRRKKLPDPVEKEKGVSLWSMIKDNIGKDLTKVCLPVYFNEPLSSLQKCFEDLEYSYLLDRAYEWGRKGNSLMRILNVAAFAVSGYASTDGRNCKPFNPLLGETYEADYPDKGLRFFSEKVSHHPMIVACHCDGTGWRFYGDSNLKSKFWGRSIQLDPVGILTLEFDDGEVFQWSKVTTSIYNLILGKLYCDHYGTMRIQGNRGYLCKLKFKEQSIIDRNPHQVQGIVQEKSGKTVATVFGKWDESLHYVNGDCASKGKTNESLAEAHLLWKRSKPPKFPTRYNLTRFAITLNELTPGLKEKLPPTDSRLRPDQRCLENGEYEMANAEKLRLEQRQRQARKMQERGWKPRWFAKDKESDTYRYIGGYWEAKEQGDWESCPDIFGQIPADQILD, encoded by the exons ATGCATTCTTTCTGCTGTGTTTCACCTGTAGCACTGACAAATTCCAACATGCAAGCCTCTTCCTCTGCACCGCAGCCGGCCTTCGATCCGCAGACTAGAAATCAACAGAATCCCGCGATCTCTCGAGCCTCGTCGGCGCGGGATTCTGGGTTGGATCGGAGTTTGGTCGGTGCTTTGAATAACAACATCAATATGATCCACAACCACACCCGGGAAGTGAAGATTAACGATATAGTGGGTAATGGGATATCTGGAATTTTGTACAAATGGGTTAATTATGGTAAAGGGTGGAGGCCTCGGTGGTTTGCTTTGCAAGATGGGGTTTTGAGTTATTATAAGATCCACGGACCTGATAAAATTGTTGTTAATCAAGATACCGAGAAGGGATCGAGAGTGATTGGAGAAGAGTCGATGAAAAGGATTTCTAGGCAGCATCATAGTCATCTTCACCATCAACCACACCATCACAGGAATGGGAGTAGTGGGTCTCCTTCAAAAAGTCGGAAGCCTGTCGGTGAAGTCCATTTGAAG GTATCTTCTATTCGCGAGAGCAGATCAGATGATAAGAGATTTTCCATTTTCACGGGGACCAAGAGGCTTCATCTAAGAGCTGAGAGCAGAGAGGATCGAACGGCATGGATGGAAGCGCTGCAGGCTGTAAAGGACATGTTCCCTAGGATATCCAACAGCGAGTTAATGGCTCCCATGGAAGATATTGTTGTCTCTACCGAGAAATTGAGGCAGAGATTGTTGGAAGAAGGCTTGAGTGAGGCTGCCATTCAGGACAGCGAACAGATAATGAGGAATGAGTTTGCATCAATGCAGAACCAGTTGATGTTGTTTAAGCAGAAGCATTGGCTCCTCATGGACACACTGCGACATTTAGAG ACAGAAAAGGTCGATCTGGAGAATACAGTTGTTGATGAGAGCCAAAGACACTTGAAAGAAGTTGGGTCATCCTCTAGATCAAGACAGGATAAGTACAGTG AAAGTGCAAGTGAATCTGAAGATGAAAATGAAAGAGTAGATGCAGCAGAGGAAGATACTGACGAAGAAGACAATACCTTCTTTGACACCAAAGATTTTCTTTCGTCTAGCTCTTTCAAAAGCAGTGGTTCCGACTTTAGGACATCGTCATTTTCATCTGATGACAATGAGCTTTACGATTTTGAAGATGAGGATAATATTGATCCTGAAATTAAATCTGCTGGAACTAATTTTTCTTATGTCAAGCGTCGGAAGAAATTGCCAGATCCTGTTGAGAAAGAAAAAGGAGTGAGTTTGTGGTCGATGATAAAAGATAACATAGGGAAGGACCTTACCAAAGTGTGTCTTCCGGTCTACTTCAATGAACCTCTCTCTTCCCTGCAGAAATGTTTTGAAGATTTGGAGTATTCATATCTACTGGATCGGGCTTATGAATGGGGGAGGAAG GGCAACAGTCTTATGAGGATTCTAAATGTAGCAGCATTCGCAGTATCTGGATATGCTTCAACTGATGGAAGAAATTGTAAACCATTCAATCCATTGTTAGGGGAGACATATGAAGCTGATTATCCAGATAAAGGCCTCCGGTTTTTCTCGGAGAAG GTGAGTCACCATCCTATGATTGTAGCATGTCATTGCGATGGTACAGGCTGGAGGTTCTATGGTGATAGCAATCTGAAAAGCAAATTTTGGGGTCGCTCCATTCAGCTTGATCCGGTTGGTATATTAACTTTGGAATTTGACGATGGAGAAGTCTTCCAGTGGAGCAAG GTAACGACGTCTATTTACAACCTCATATTGGGAAAATTATATTGCGATCATTATGGGACAATGCGGATTCAAGGAAATCGCGGTTACTTATGTAAATTGAAATTCAAGGAGCAGTCAATTATAGACAGGAATCCTCATCAG GTGCAGGGAATAGTCCAAGAAAAGAGTGGAAAGACAGTTGCAACCGTATTTGGAAAATGGGATGAAAGTTTGCATTATGTGAATGGAGATTGCGCGTCCAAAGGAAAAACCAATGAATCTCTTGCAGAAGCCCACTTGCTCTGGAAACGTAGCAAGCCTCCTAAGTTTCCTACACGCTACAACTTGACGCGATTTGCCATCACACTGAATGAGCTAACACCAGGACTAAAG GAAAAGCTTCCCCCAACAGACTCGAGACTGAGACCTGATCAAAGGTGCTTGGAAAATGGGGAGTACGAAATGGCAAATGCTGAAAAATTGCGCCTAGAGCAGCGGCAACGACAG GCCCGGAAAATGCAAGAACGAGGTTGGAAACCACGATGGTTCGCGAAAGACAAAGAATCGGATACCTACCGTTACATCGGTGGGTATTGGGAAGCAAAAGAACAAGGCGACTGGGAATCATGCCCGGATATTTTTGGCCAAATACCAGCTGATCAGATTCTAGACTAA